One window of the Populus trichocarpa isolate Nisqually-1 chromosome 9, P.trichocarpa_v4.1, whole genome shotgun sequence genome contains the following:
- the LOC7478735 gene encoding transcription factor bHLH84: protein MESIGSMAEGEWSSLGGMYTSEEADFMAQLLGNCPNQVDSSSNFGVPSSFWPNHEPTTDMEGANECLFYSLDFANINLHHFSQGSSSYSGGSGILFPNTSQDSYYMSDSHPILANNNSSMSMDFCMGDSYLVEGDDCSNQEMSNSNEEPGGNQTVAALPENDFRAKREPEMPASELPLEDKSSNPPQISKKRSRNSGDAQKNKRNASSKKSQKVASTSNNDEGSNAGLNGPASSGCCSEDESNASHELNRGASSSLSSKGTATLNSSGKTRASRGAATDPQSLYARKRRERINERLRILQTLVPNGTKVDISTMLEEAVQYVKFLQLQIKLLSSEDLWMYAPIAYNGMDIGLDHLKVTAP, encoded by the exons atgGAGTCTATTGGATCTATGGCAGAGGGAGAGTGGAGTTCTCTTGGTGGAATGTACACTAGTGAGGAGGCTGATTTCATGGCACAGTTGCTTGGTAACTGTCCTAATCAGGTTGATTCAAGTTCAAACTTTGGAGTTCCATCTAGTTTCTGGCCTAACCACGAACCAACAACGGACATGGAAGGGGCTaatgaatgtttattttattctttggaTTTTGCTAATATTAATTTGCACCATTTTTCACAAGGGAGTAGTAGTTATAGTGGTGGCAGTGGCATTCTTTTTCCCAACACAAGCCAAGATAGCTACTACATGAGTGATTCTCATCCAATTTTGGCTAACAATAATAGCTCAATGTCAATGGATTTTTGCATGGGAGACTCATATCTCGTTGAAGGCGATGACTGCTCAAACCAAGAAATGAGCAATAGCAATGAGGAGCCTGGTGGAAACCAGACTGTAGCTGCTCTTCCTGAAAACGATTTTCGGGCCAAGAGAGAACCAGAGATGCCAGCTTCTGAACTACCCCTGGAAGACAAAAGCAGCAACCCACCTCAGATTTCTAAGAAAAGATCACGAAATTCAGGAGAT GCTCAAAAGAACAAGAGGAATGCAAGTTCAAAGAAGAGCCAGAAGGTTGCCTCGACTAGCAACAATGATGAAGGAAGTAATGCTGGCCTTAATGGGCCTGCCTCAAGCGGTTGCTGCTCAGAGGATGAATCCAATGCCTCTCATGAGCTCAATAGAGGAGCGAGTTCAAGTTTGAGCTCGAAAGGGACTGCAACTCTCAACTCAAGTGGCAAAACAAGAGCCAGCAGGGGGGCAGCCACTGATCCCCAGAGTCTCTATGCAAGG aaaagaagagaaagaataaatGAGAGGCTGAGAATTCTACAAACCCTTGTCCCCAACGGAACAAAG GTTGACATTAGCACAATGCTTGAAGAAGCTGTCCAGTATGTGAAGTTTTTGCAACTCCAAATTAAG CTGCTAAGCTCTGAGGACTTGTGGATGTATGCGCCTATCGCTTACAACGGGATGGACATCGGTCTTGATCATCTGAAGGTTACCGCACCATGA